The sequence GTTTTCAAGATCGTTTTTTTTCTGGCCAAAAGAAAATTCGGCATCGAAAAACAACAAAAAAAGGACAAATAAAACAGGCTTAATGCATGAGCTCATACTTCTCAGGTATTGTAAAGGGCAGGCTTTGTGGAATGTCGTTTGCCACTTTGGAATACTGAATGCTGATTTTTGCGGGTTTTTCACCTGTTAATTGAAAGAATATATTAAATGGAAATAGCTGCGATTCAACGGGTGTAAAGTTACTATAAAAAACCTCAAGATTATTATTTGTCTTAAAATCATATATACCAAATTTTGAAATTTTAAATGAGCGTGGTTCTAACCAGATACTTTGAACCATTAAATCCAATGAATCATTCTTCTGAAGACTCTTTCTAAGCTTTCTTTTTCGCATGGTGCTTAAAAGATAATGATCCTTATCAATAAAAGATTTGAACTCCTCTTCTTTATAGGAAGAAAATGCATTTCCGGTTAAAATTGATTGTAACATGTCAAAATCAACATCAACACCAAAAGTATTGCTAATATAATTGAAATCCCCCTCAAAATAAGTGGAATTAATCCTGTTCATAAATTTAACTGAGTCTTTGGTGATTTTTACTCTTGCCACTTCAATACCAAGAGCCGGAGAAATGGAAACCCACATAACACTGTCGTTTTTGGCTCTGTAATGGGCATTAAAAGATGTCTTTTTCCCTCCTTCCTCTATTACTACAGAAAATTTGGAGGTAATCCAATTGTAGCTGAATTCGTTGCTTCTCATTTTTTCAAAAAGAAAATCGGTACTTCTGTCAAACAAAGGCCCACGGTGAGTTTTTTCCTTTGTTTTGCACGAATTAAATGTCGCAAGTAAAATTAATACTAGAATTAACAGACTTGAGAATCGGTTTTTATTTGAGTTTTTCAACTATTCTTTTCTCTTTTATTTTTTTATCAAGTTGTTCAGAATTACCACCTGCTTTTTTTGCTTTTTCCCAGAACTGAACAGCTTCTTGCTTTTCATTTAATTTAAATAGTGTATCACCATAATGCTCAAGAATCACACTACTTTGAGCGCCTCCATTTTCCAAAGCCTTTTCCAACCATATTTTAGCCTCAGGATAATTTCCCTGAACATACAGTATCCACCCATAAGTATCCAGAAAAGAGGCATTATTAGGCTTTAATTCATTTGACCTTTTTGACATTTCTGCTGCCCTGTCCAGTTTTTCTTCCCTTAATGATAAATAATAGCTGTAATTATTCAAAACATAATAATTATTCGGCTCTATTGCCAGGGCTAATTCATAGGACCCATCTGATTCAGGATGCTTTTTTTGCATATTGTAAACATCCCCTAAACTAGAATACAATTGAGCTTTAAGTGGTTTATTATCTATCACCAAAATCACTCCGGTTTCAAGCATTTCTACGGCTTTTGTATAGTTTTTTAATTGAATGTTTGCAATTCCATTAAAAAGGTAAAGTGAGGGCTGTGTTGGAAACAATTCAATTGCCTGTTCACTTTCTTTTTCCATTGCTTCAAAATCATTCAACTCCGAATCTAAAAGAAGAAGCTGGTTCCAAATTACAAACTTATCCTTATCATACAAAATTGCTTTTCTGAATTGCTCTCTTGCCTCAACATACTTTTTTTCCCTAAGTAAAAAATCACCATAAATGGCAAAGGATTTAGCTTCTTTGGGGTGAGTTTTAATTAAATTTATTGCAAGTTCAAATGCTTCATCTTTTAAATCATTTTTACTTTCTGTTATTACATAGTATGACAACAATATCTTAACTTTTGTATCAATATCTAACTCAACATTTAAAAAGGCTTTCTCAAGATGTACAAAGGCTTTTTCATTTTCATCTTTTCTATTGTAGAAATCTGCCAGGGAAAGGTGCACATAAGGGTTGTTAGGATCAAACTCAAGGATCAGATTAAATGTTTCCAATGCCTTTTCATCCATTCCCTTTGATTGATAAAGATCTGCAAGCATGCCATAATACCTTGGTTCATTAGGAAAAGCAACAATTAATTTTTTTGTTTCCTCCACGGCTTTCTCATGATTCCCTTTGGAAATATAGATTCTTTGTTTTTGAATGGAAATCTCCTCACTTATTCCTGTTAATGCTTCCACACGATCATAAACTTTCATTGCCTCTGATGTTTTGCCTGAAAGCAAAAAAGCATTTGCCAATTCTAAATTATAATCGATATTTCCTGGCCACATTTTCACCATTTTTTCATAAATACTCACGGCTTTATTATGTTGTCCGTTCTTTTGCAACAAATTTGCGTATTGAAGACTGAACCACTGAATGGAAGGATCTATTTCTGCAGCTTGCTTTGCAAATTCCAATGCAAACTCATTTTTGCCCATAAGGGTATAAATGCCTGCTAATTCATAAAAAGGTGTAGCCTTGGTATTATCAATCTTAATGCACTGTGCATACAAGTTTGCAGCAAGGTCATAGTTTCCAAGAATTTTCTCTTTATTGGCAGTATGAAAGCTGTATTGATATTTAAGATTGTCTCTTTCTGTTAATTCCCCCTTCTTTAAATTATTTTTTGGGGGCTTCTCCTCACTGTTTTTTTCCACAAGGGATTTATTGCTTTTACAAGAAATAAATCCTGTAAAAGAAAACAATATTAAAAAGAGAAATATTAACCTCATTTATTCTAGTTGAATAATAGTTTATTTGGAAATTACCGTATAATCTCCAATACTTAAATCATCACTTGTACCCCTATACTCAATGAAATTACCAAGCATTGAGTTTTTAATATTGGCGTTGCTTATTAATGTATTGGTTTGAATAATGCTGTTTTTAACAATGCTGTTTTCTACTCTTACATTGTCTCCCAGGGAAACATGTGGTCCAATTATAGAATTCATCAATTGCACATTTTCTCCAATAAAACAAGGTTCAATAATCAACGAATTATTTTTTTGAGCACTTTCAGCTGTCATTTTGCTGCCTTTATTAAACTCAAGTACCCGTTGATTAGTATAAACAGTTGCATTTTTGTTTCCACAATCCAACCATTCATCCACTTTTCCAGGAACAAATTTAACCCCTTTGTTTTTCATATTCTCAAGGGCATTAGTAAGTTGGAATTCTCCCTTATCCTTTATATCATTATCTAACAAGTACTGCAATTCGCTTTTAAGATTGGAACCATCCTTAAAATAATAAATTCCAATGATAGCAAGATCGGAGACAAAAGTTTCTGGCTTTTCCACAAAATCAGTAATGTTGTTATCACTGTCTAATTTAATTACTCCAAAGGCTCTTGGATCCTCTATTTTTTGAACCCATATAATACCCTCTTGTGAGTCATCAAGTTTGAAGTCTGCTTTAAATAAGGTGTCTGCAAATGCAACTACTACTTTACCATTTAATGCATCAGATGCACATAAAATGGCATGGGCAGTTCCCAAAGCTTCTTTTTGATAAAAAATGGATCCTTTGGCTCCAAGGCTTTCAGCTATTTTAATTAGTCTATCCTCTGTCTCTTTTCCAAAGTCTCCAATAATAAAAGCGATTTCGGTAACTTTTTCATTGCATACTTTAGCAATATCTTCCACTAACCTTTGAACAATAGGTTTTCCTGCAATGGGTATTAATGGTTTAGGGACTGTTAATGTATGAGGACGCATTCTTTTCCCCATTCCAGCCATCGGCACTATAATTTTCATAATTTAAATGTTTTTGGTTTTATATAAAAATACTGAAAATACGA comes from Bacteroidota bacterium and encodes:
- a CDS encoding DUF4292 domain-containing protein codes for the protein MRSNEFSYNWITSKFSVVIEEGGKKTSFNAHYRAKNDSVMWVSISPALGIEVARVKITKDSVKFMNRINSTYFEGDFNYISNTFGVDVDFDMLQSILTGNAFSSYKEEEFKSFIDKDHYLLSTMRKRKLRKSLQKNDSLDLMVQSIWLEPRSFKISKFGIYDFKTNNNLEVFYSNFTPVESQLFPFNIFFQLTGEKPAKISIQYSKVANDIPQSLPFTIPEKYELMH
- a CDS encoding tetratricopeptide repeat protein — its product is MRLIFLFLILFSFTGFISCKSNKSLVEKNSEEKPPKNNLKKGELTERDNLKYQYSFHTANKEKILGNYDLAANLYAQCIKIDNTKATPFYELAGIYTLMGKNEFALEFAKQAAEIDPSIQWFSLQYANLLQKNGQHNKAVSIYEKMVKMWPGNIDYNLELANAFLLSGKTSEAMKVYDRVEALTGISEEISIQKQRIYISKGNHEKAVEETKKLIVAFPNEPRYYGMLADLYQSKGMDEKALETFNLILEFDPNNPYVHLSLADFYNRKDENEKAFVHLEKAFLNVELDIDTKVKILLSYYVITESKNDLKDEAFELAINLIKTHPKEAKSFAIYGDFLLREKKYVEAREQFRKAILYDKDKFVIWNQLLLLDSELNDFEAMEKESEQAIELFPTQPSLYLFNGIANIQLKNYTKAVEMLETGVILVIDNKPLKAQLYSSLGDVYNMQKKHPESDGSYELALAIEPNNYYVLNNYSYYLSLREEKLDRAAEMSKRSNELKPNNASFLDTYGWILYVQGNYPEAKIWLEKALENGGAQSSVILEHYGDTLFKLNEKQEAVQFWEKAKKAGGNSEQLDKKIKEKRIVEKLK
- a CDS encoding NTP transferase domain-containing protein, encoding MKIIVPMAGMGKRMRPHTLTVPKPLIPIAGKPIVQRLVEDIAKVCNEKVTEIAFIIGDFGKETEDRLIKIAESLGAKGSIFYQKEALGTAHAILCASDALNGKVVVAFADTLFKADFKLDDSQEGIIWVQKIEDPRAFGVIKLDSDNNITDFVEKPETFVSDLAIIGIYYFKDGSNLKSELQYLLDNDIKDKGEFQLTNALENMKNKGVKFVPGKVDEWLDCGNKNATVYTNQRVLEFNKGSKMTAESAQKNNSLIIEPCFIGENVQLMNSIIGPHVSLGDNVRVENSIVKNSIIQTNTLISNANIKNSMLGNFIEYRGTSDDLSIGDYTVISK